CGGGTATGCCATCTTCGCCCTTCCCCGGTCAGAATTTCAGCCCCGCTTCGCGCGCGGCATCGGCGAGCGCTTGGACTCGCCCGTGGTAGCGGAAACCGTTCCTGTCGAACACGACTTTCTCGATTCCTTTCTCGAGGCAGCGCTTGGCCACGAGCGCCCCGACCTTGGCCGCCGTCTCCCGTGTGAGCCCCCGAATTTCGCCCCGAAGTTCGGGCGAGAGACTCGACGCCGCCGCCAGAGTGACCCCGCGCTCGTCGGAAATCACCTGGGCGTAGATGTGTCGATTGCTTCGAAACACGCAGAGGCGGGGGCGCTCGTCCGTTCCGCGGATGCGCTTGCGAACCCTTCTCTGACGCCGTCGCCTCGCTTCTTGCCGGTCTTTCGAGATCATGGCTCGTTCTACCGTCGTCTCACGAACCGCCGCCCACGGCCGCTTTACCGGCCTTCCGACGGACGGCCTCGTCCTTGTAGCGGATGCCCTTGCCCTTGTAGGGCTCCGGGGGCCTGAGCCTCCGGATCTCCGCCGCGGTCTGGCCGAGCAGTTGCTTGTCGGCCGACTCCAGCGTGATCACGACCTGCCGGTCGACCGAAGCCTGCACGCCCTGGGGAAGCTGGTAGACCACGGGGTGCGAGTACCCGAGCGAGAGGTGGAGGGCTTGGCCTCGCAATTCGGCACGATAGCCGACCCCCACGATCTCCAGGACACGGGTGAACCCCCGGGACACTCCCGTGACCATGTTGGCGAGAAGTTGCCGGAAGAGGCCGTGGAGCGCCCGCGCCTGCCGGGTCTCCTGGAGCCGGCGGACGACCAAGGCACCGTTTTCGAGCTCCGCCGATACCTCGGGTCGGAGTTCGAGCGAGAGAGTCCCCTTGGGGCCGGTCGTCCGTACTCGTCTCCCTTCGATTTCCACGCGGACACCTTCGGGCAGGGGAATCGGTTTTTTTCCGATGCGTGACATCACCAAACCGCGCAGAGGATTTCGCCTCCCACGTTCCTGCGGCGAGCCTCGCGATCGACGAGAACGCCGGCGGGAGTCGACACGATGGAAATGCCGAGACCTCCGCGGACCTTCG
The sequence above is a segment of the Candidatus Binatia bacterium genome. Coding sequences within it:
- the rplF gene encoding 50S ribosomal protein L6, with the translated sequence MSRIGKKPIPLPEGVRVEIEGRRVRTTGPKGTLSLELRPEVSAELENGALVVRRLQETRQARALHGLFRQLLANMVTGVSRGFTRVLEIVGVGYRAELRGQALHLSLGYSHPVVYQLPQGVQASVDRQVVITLESADKQLLGQTAAEIRRLRPPEPYKGKGIRYKDEAVRRKAGKAAVGGGS
- the rplR gene encoding 50S ribosomal protein L18; protein product: MISKDRQEARRRRQRRVRKRIRGTDERPRLCVFRSNRHIYAQVISDERGVTLAAASSLSPELRGEIRGLTRETAAKVGALVAKRCLEKGIEKVVFDRNGFRYHGRVQALADAAREAGLKF